From [Clostridium] symbiosum, a single genomic window includes:
- a CDS encoding MarR family transcriptional regulator produces MDEKRLMQKYEKLNRRKRRYFSGFFTDTPITCIQALILYYIIAESKKRDIFPKDLEEFLAIKGSSVTSLIRNLERNGYLRRESLASDGRYKKLVLTEQALAIQDDITECIETYLHSMFAGISEDDLKVFEKVIIQMTENAQ; encoded by the coding sequence ATGGACGAAAAAAGGTTAATGCAAAAATACGAAAAGCTGAATCGGAGAAAACGAAGATACTTTTCCGGTTTTTTTACCGATACCCCAATTACTTGTATTCAAGCCCTTATTTTATACTATATTATTGCCGAATCAAAAAAAAGAGATATATTTCCGAAAGACTTAGAGGAGTTTTTGGCGATCAAGGGTTCCTCCGTCACAAGCCTTATCCGGAATCTGGAACGCAACGGATATTTGCGCCGTGAAAGCCTGGCCAGTGACGGGCGGTATAAAAAACTTGTGCTGACAGAACAGGCACTTGCCATACAGGATGATATAACGGAATGCATTGAAACATATCTGCACAGTATGTTTGCCGGGATTTCCGAGGATGATTTGAAAGTCTTTGAAAAAGTGATTATACAAATGACGGAGAATGCACAATAG
- the rnr gene encoding ribonuclease R, with protein MLDLMNDKNYVPMKVKELAILLDIPKEKRRELKAVLEALLKDGKLSLSSKGKLGKPETFSITGTFSGHPKGFGFVTVEGRDSDVFIPGDRTRGAMHGDRVQIVIEEEEGGRRAEGCVIRVLEHANESLVGTYEKSKGFGFVIPDNQKISKDIFIPQGSDAGAVTGHKVVVKIKEFGDDKGKKPEGVITEILGHINDPGIDILSIVRAYDLPEEFPGQVMEQLKTIPDEVMPEELLARKDLRDLKTVTIDGEEAKDLDDAITLVKKGNGYELGVHIADVSHYVREHTPLDTEALKRGTSVYLTDRVIPMLPHKLSNGICSLNQGEDRLALSCLMEIDDKGMVVGHEVAETVIRVDRRMTYTAVNAVITDRNPEAMEEYREFVGMFDLMKELADILRNRRHSRGSIDFDFPESKIILDEKGHPVEIKPYERNAATRLIEDFMLLANETVAEDFFWQEVPFLYRTHDKPDEEKMKKLGTFINNFGYILRMPNGEVHPKEVQKLLDKVENTPEEALISRLTLRSMKQAKYTTLNSGHFGLAAKYYTHFTSPIRRYPDLQIHRIIKECLCGKLDDRRVSHYEKILPEVAVKTSALERRADEAERETDKMKKVQYMEQFIGQEFDGVISGVTNWGFYVELPSTVEGLVHINELRDDYYLFDELHYELIGEMTRKTYKLGQPIRVQVTGCDRFAKTIDFIPAGNVNTAK; from the coding sequence ATCCTGGATCTGATGAACGATAAGAATTATGTTCCGATGAAAGTGAAGGAGCTGGCAATTCTTTTGGATATTCCAAAGGAAAAAAGAAGAGAGCTGAAGGCTGTGCTGGAAGCTCTGTTAAAGGACGGCAAGCTGAGCCTTTCTTCCAAAGGAAAGCTTGGCAAGCCTGAGACTTTTTCCATTACGGGAACGTTCAGCGGGCATCCGAAGGGGTTCGGCTTCGTGACGGTGGAGGGAAGGGACAGTGATGTCTTTATCCCGGGAGACAGGACAAGGGGAGCCATGCACGGCGACAGAGTCCAGATCGTCATCGAGGAGGAAGAGGGCGGCAGACGTGCGGAAGGCTGTGTGATCCGCGTCCTTGAGCATGCCAACGAGAGCCTGGTGGGAACTTATGAAAAGAGTAAGGGATTTGGATTCGTAATACCGGATAACCAGAAAATTTCAAAAGATATTTTTATTCCGCAGGGCAGTGACGCAGGCGCCGTTACGGGACATAAAGTAGTAGTGAAAATCAAGGAGTTCGGCGACGACAAGGGAAAGAAGCCGGAAGGCGTCATTACCGAGATCCTTGGACACATCAACGATCCGGGAATCGATATTCTCTCGATTGTCCGCGCCTATGATTTGCCGGAGGAGTTTCCGGGACAGGTGATGGAACAGCTTAAGACAATCCCGGATGAAGTGATGCCGGAGGAGCTTTTGGCCAGAAAGGATTTAAGAGACTTAAAAACCGTCACAATCGACGGGGAGGAGGCAAAGGATCTGGACGATGCGATTACCCTGGTAAAGAAGGGAAACGGGTATGAGCTGGGAGTCCATATTGCCGATGTCAGTCATTATGTAAGGGAACATACCCCGCTCGACACGGAGGCCCTCAAGAGAGGGACGAGCGTCTATCTGACGGACCGCGTTATCCCGATGCTGCCGCATAAGCTTTCCAACGGCATCTGCTCCCTGAACCAGGGAGAGGATCGTCTGGCTTTGAGCTGCCTGATGGAAATCGACGATAAGGGCATGGTAGTCGGACACGAGGTGGCGGAGACCGTAATCCGTGTGGACAGGCGTATGACCTATACGGCCGTTAACGCCGTTATCACGGACCGCAATCCGGAGGCGATGGAAGAGTACAGGGAATTTGTCGGGATGTTTGACCTGATGAAGGAACTGGCCGATATTCTGAGGAACAGGCGCCACAGCCGCGGTTCCATTGATTTTGACTTCCCGGAGAGCAAGATTATCCTGGATGAGAAGGGACACCCCGTAGAAATCAAGCCGTATGAGCGCAACGCGGCCACCCGCCTGATTGAAGATTTCATGCTTCTGGCCAATGAGACGGTAGCCGAAGACTTTTTCTGGCAGGAAGTGCCGTTCCTTTACAGGACCCACGATAAGCCTGATGAGGAAAAAATGAAAAAACTGGGCACTTTCATCAACAATTTCGGATATATACTCCGTATGCCGAATGGCGAAGTGCATCCCAAGGAAGTACAGAAGCTGCTTGATAAGGTGGAAAATACACCCGAAGAAGCGCTGATCAGCCGCCTGACGCTCCGTTCCATGAAGCAGGCAAAATATACAACCCTTAATTCCGGCCATTTCGGTTTGGCGGCCAAATACTACACACATTTTACGTCTCCCATCAGAAGGTATCCGGACCTGCAGATTCACAGGATTATCAAGGAATGCCTGTGCGGGAAGCTGGACGACAGAAGGGTTTCCCATTACGAGAAGATTCTTCCCGAGGTGGCGGTTAAAACTTCGGCTCTTGAGAGAAGAGCGGATGAGGCGGAGCGTGAGACTGATAAGATGAAGAAAGTCCAGTACATGGAACAGTTCATCGGACAGGAGTTTGACGGCGTTATTTCCGGCGTGACAAACTGGGGCTTTTATGTGGAGCTGCCGAGCACCGTGGAGGGGCTTGTGCATATCAACGAGCTGCGGGACGACTATTACCTGTTTGATGAGCTTCACTATGAACTGATCGGGGAGATGACGAGAAAGACGTATAAACTGGGTCAGCCGATCCGGGTGCAGGTTACGGGCTGCGACCGTTTTGCAAAGACCATCGACTTTATTCCGGCAGGCAATGTGAATACGGCGAAGTAG
- a CDS encoding cyclopropane-fatty-acyl-phospholipid synthase family protein → MDGNEQKIGEGNPEFTVTVHKMPDKKMLLTSTSLALGEAYMRGDIEVDRDLYEVLDLFLGEMGKFTTDKLSLKKLIFTSRTPKNQKEEVQSHYDIGNDFYKLWLDDTMSYSCAYFEQERDSLYIAQVQKTERILQKLHLRKGMSVLDIGCGWGYLLIKAAKEYGITGVGITLSEEQLKEFQKRIEEEHLEDQLTVELMDYRDIPQYGKRFDRVVSVGMVEHVGRGNYQLFMDCVKKVMESGGLFLLHFISSLKEHEGDPWIKKYIFPGGVIPSLREMLFSAAEDDFHTLDVENLRLHYNRTLLCWKKNFEDHMDEVEQRFDKQFVRMWELYLSSCAATFHNGIIDIHQILFTNGINNDLPMVRWY, encoded by the coding sequence ATGGACGGAAATGAGCAAAAGATTGGTGAAGGCAATCCGGAGTTCACGGTAACTGTACATAAGATGCCGGACAAAAAGATGCTGCTTACCAGCACTTCACTTGCTCTTGGGGAAGCGTATATGCGCGGTGATATAGAAGTTGACCGGGATTTGTATGAGGTACTGGATTTGTTTTTGGGAGAAATGGGGAAATTTACAACGGATAAGTTATCGTTAAAAAAATTGATCTTCACATCCAGAACACCGAAAAATCAAAAAGAAGAAGTGCAGTCCCATTATGATATTGGAAATGATTTTTACAAATTATGGCTGGACGATACGATGAGTTATTCCTGCGCCTATTTTGAGCAGGAAAGAGATTCGCTTTACATAGCACAGGTTCAGAAAACAGAACGTATCCTGCAAAAGCTGCATCTTAGAAAAGGTATGTCGGTTCTGGATATTGGGTGCGGGTGGGGATATCTTTTAATAAAGGCCGCAAAGGAATATGGAATAACCGGTGTGGGAATTACATTAAGTGAGGAACAGCTGAAGGAATTCCAAAAAAGAATTGAGGAAGAACATTTGGAAGATCAGCTTACGGTCGAGCTGATGGATTACCGGGATATTCCGCAATATGGAAAGCGGTTTGACAGAGTAGTCAGCGTTGGCATGGTAGAACATGTTGGCCGGGGAAATTACCAGCTTTTTATGGACTGCGTAAAGAAAGTGATGGAATCGGGAGGACTATTTCTACTTCACTTTATTAGCAGCCTGAAAGAGCATGAAGGCGACCCGTGGATTAAAAAATATATATTCCCGGGAGGCGTTATCCCCAGTTTGAGGGAAATGCTTTTTAGCGCAGCAGAAGATGATTTTCACACTTTGGATGTAGAAAACCTGCGGTTGCATTACAACCGCACTCTCTTGTGTTGGAAAAAGAATTTTGAAGACCATATGGATGAGGTGGAACAAAGATTTGATAAACAATTCGTCAGGATGTGGGAGTTATATTTATCTTCCTGCGCCGCCACATTTCATAATGGAATCATTGACATACATCAGATTTTATTTACGAATGGAATTAACAATGATTTGCCGATGGTACGGTGGTATTAA
- a CDS encoding alanine/glycine:cation symporter family protein, translating into MELANTVINTVNDYLWGIPMIVLLFGTHIFLTVRTGFIQRKTFTAIKLSVTKDPGSHGDISQFGALTTALASTIGTGNIIGVGTAVALGGPGAVLWCWLTGVFGIATKYAESLIAVKYRVRTKDGTMLGGAMYALERGLHMKWLGIVFAALASLTAFGIGCGVQVNAIASVIDANLSPILKNGSGSLSASLNKNPWIISLAIGLIVAFVTGLVIFGGVKSIARVCERLVPFMAFFYVVGCVIILIINREYLGESIRIIVKSAFTEVPSIAGGLVGSGILTAARYGMARGLFSNESGMGSAPIVAAAAQTRNPVRQALVSSTGTFWDTVVVCMMTGLVLVSSIIGNDSISVTNLSGGELTTAAFSQIAYIGSPILIIGIITFAYSTILGWSYYGERCLEYLFGKKALFPYRLVWVSILIIAPLIQLDLVWNIADTLNALMAIPNIIAVLLLSGVVAKDTKYYLNHLDERDETPIPVLGNET; encoded by the coding sequence ATGGAATTAGCCAATACTGTTATAAATACGGTCAACGATTACCTTTGGGGAATCCCAATGATTGTGCTCCTGTTCGGAACACATATTTTTCTGACTGTCCGGACCGGATTCATCCAGAGAAAGACATTTACCGCAATTAAGCTTTCTGTCACTAAAGATCCCGGCTCCCACGGCGACATCAGCCAGTTCGGCGCCCTGACGACGGCGCTGGCCTCCACGATTGGGACCGGCAATATTATCGGGGTGGGAACCGCCGTCGCCCTGGGCGGCCCCGGCGCGGTGCTCTGGTGCTGGCTGACCGGCGTATTCGGCATAGCGACCAAATATGCCGAATCCCTGATCGCGGTAAAATACCGTGTCAGGACAAAAGACGGAACCATGCTCGGCGGCGCCATGTACGCTTTGGAACGCGGTTTACATATGAAATGGCTGGGTATCGTTTTTGCCGCCCTGGCCTCCCTCACTGCATTCGGTATCGGCTGCGGCGTTCAGGTCAACGCCATTGCAAGCGTTATCGACGCCAACCTGTCCCCCATCCTGAAAAACGGAAGCGGCAGCCTGTCCGCTTCGCTTAATAAAAACCCGTGGATAATCAGCCTGGCAATCGGGCTCATTGTTGCTTTTGTCACCGGACTCGTCATATTCGGAGGCGTCAAATCCATCGCCCGTGTCTGCGAACGGCTGGTTCCTTTTATGGCATTTTTCTATGTTGTAGGGTGTGTCATCATTCTGATTATAAACAGAGAATATCTGGGCGAATCGATCCGGATTATTGTAAAATCGGCCTTTACCGAGGTACCCTCCATCGCCGGAGGACTGGTGGGTTCCGGCATTCTGACGGCCGCCCGCTACGGAATGGCTAGAGGCCTGTTCTCCAACGAGTCAGGCATGGGTTCCGCCCCTATCGTAGCCGCGGCGGCCCAGACCAGAAATCCGGTGCGCCAGGCTCTCGTCTCCTCGACCGGTACCTTCTGGGATACCGTGGTGGTCTGCATGATGACGGGGCTCGTCCTGGTCAGCAGCATTATCGGCAACGATTCGATCAGCGTAACCAACCTTTCCGGCGGCGAACTGACCACGGCCGCCTTCTCTCAGATTGCCTACATCGGCAGCCCGATTTTAATTATCGGAATTATCACCTTTGCCTACTCCACCATCCTCGGATGGTCCTACTATGGCGAACGCTGCCTGGAATATCTTTTCGGTAAAAAAGCGCTCTTCCCCTACCGGCTGGTATGGGTGTCAATTCTCATCATCGCCCCGCTGATCCAGCTGGATCTCGTATGGAATATCGCGGATACGCTGAATGCGCTGATGGCAATCCCGAATATTATCGCGGTCCTGCTCCTGTCGGGCGTCGTTGCAAAGGATACAAAATATTACTTAAACCACCTGGATGAGAGGGATGAAACGCCGATCCCCGTTCTGGGAAATGAAACATAA
- the eno gene encoding phosphopyruvate hydratase — protein MNNDFEIVSVKGREILDSRGNPTIEAEVTLENGAVGRASVPSGASTGKFEAVELRDRDNRYHGLGVSTAANHIVNAIGEAVLFENALEQRRIDRLMIEADGTDNKEKLGANAILGVSMAVARAAADGLKIPLYRYLGGIGASTLPVPMMNILNGGRHADNTVDLQEFMIMPTGAPCFSEGLRMCSEIYHTLKKVLNEGGYSTAVGDEGGFAPNLKNAEEVLETIVKAVEKSGYHPGHDIKIAIDAASSELYDEATGLYVFPGESAMNGREIRRTAGEMVEYYKRLIGKFPICSIEDGLQEDDWEGWKRLTDELGKKIQLVGDDLFVTNTKRLSRGIEEGVANSILVKVNQIGTLTESFEAIEMAKKAGYTTVISHRSGETEDSIIADIAVAVNSGQIKTGAPCRSDRVAKYNQLLRIEEELK, from the coding sequence ATGAATAATGATTTTGAGATAGTCAGTGTTAAAGGACGGGAGATTCTGGATTCCCGCGGAAATCCCACAATAGAAGCGGAGGTTACCCTGGAAAATGGGGCGGTCGGCCGTGCGTCCGTGCCATCCGGCGCATCCACGGGAAAATTTGAGGCGGTGGAACTGCGGGATCGTGACAACCGTTATCACGGCCTGGGCGTCTCCACGGCGGCCAACCATATTGTTAATGCGATAGGTGAGGCGGTCCTGTTTGAAAATGCCCTGGAACAGAGGAGAATCGACCGGCTTATGATAGAGGCGGACGGTACGGACAACAAGGAAAAACTTGGTGCAAATGCGATTCTGGGCGTCTCCATGGCTGTTGCAAGGGCAGCGGCCGATGGGCTTAAAATCCCGCTCTACCGTTATCTGGGAGGAATCGGCGCATCCACTCTGCCCGTTCCGATGATGAACATCCTGAACGGAGGCCGCCATGCGGACAATACTGTGGATCTTCAGGAATTTATGATCATGCCTACCGGAGCCCCGTGTTTTTCCGAGGGACTCAGAATGTGCTCGGAGATCTATCACACATTAAAGAAGGTGCTGAATGAGGGCGGATACAGTACAGCCGTCGGAGACGAGGGTGGATTTGCCCCCAATCTTAAAAATGCGGAGGAAGTCCTTGAGACAATCGTAAAAGCGGTTGAAAAGAGCGGCTATCATCCGGGCCATGATATTAAGATAGCAATCGACGCCGCTTCCAGCGAGCTTTACGACGAAGCCACCGGGCTCTATGTATTTCCGGGTGAGAGCGCCATGAACGGCCGCGAGATCCGCCGCACCGCAGGGGAGATGGTGGAATATTACAAGCGCCTCATCGGCAAATTCCCCATCTGCTCCATCGAGGACGGCCTGCAGGAGGACGACTGGGAGGGCTGGAAACGTCTGACGGACGAACTCGGTAAAAAAATCCAGCTTGTAGGCGACGATCTCTTTGTTACCAACACAAAGCGGCTCAGCAGGGGAATTGAGGAGGGCGTCGCCAACTCCATTCTTGTAAAAGTCAACCAGATTGGAACGCTGACGGAGAGCTTCGAGGCGATTGAGATGGCTAAAAAGGCGGGCTATACCACCGTTATTTCCCACCGTTCGGGTGAGACGGAGGATTCCATCATCGCGGACATTGCGGTTGCAGTGAACTCCGGGCAAATTAAGACGGGCGCGCCCTGCCGTTCGGACCGGGTGGCGAAGTATAACCAGCTTTTAAGAATAGAGGAAGAGTTGAAATAG
- the smpB gene encoding SsrA-binding protein SmpB codes for MGESIKMIANNKKAYHDYFIDEKYEAGIELYGTEVKSLRMGKCSIKESFIKVENNQVYVYGMHISPYEKGNIFNKDPLRTRKLLLHKLEIRKMQSKIKEKGYTLVPLQVYFKGSLVKVEVGLARGKKLYDKRDDIAKKDAKREIEREFKARNN; via the coding sequence TTGGGAGAAAGCATTAAGATGATTGCCAATAATAAGAAGGCGTATCATGATTATTTTATCGACGAAAAGTATGAAGCAGGGATTGAGCTTTACGGGACAGAGGTAAAATCGCTGCGTATGGGAAAGTGCAGCATCAAGGAGTCCTTTATTAAAGTGGAAAATAACCAGGTCTATGTCTATGGAATGCATATCAGCCCTTATGAGAAGGGGAATATTTTCAACAAAGACCCGCTGCGCACCAGAAAGCTTCTGCTTCATAAGCTGGAAATCAGGAAAATGCAGTCAAAGATTAAGGAAAAGGGTTATACCCTGGTTCCGCTGCAGGTGTATTTTAAGGGCAGCCTCGTGAAGGTGGAGGTAGGCCTGGCAAGAGGTAAGAAACTTTACGACAAGCGCGACGATATCGCCAAAAAGGATGCAAAACGTGAAATCGAGAGGGAATTTAAGGCAAGAAATAACTAG
- the secG gene encoding preprotein translocase subunit SecG, with protein MIRGILTFLFVAICVFLSVVILLQEGKSAGLSGSISGMADSYWGKNKSRSMEGKLEKMTKYGAFLWLILAFVLNLKVF; from the coding sequence ATGATAAGAGGTATTCTCACCTTTTTATTCGTTGCTATTTGTGTATTTTTATCAGTAGTAATTTTACTTCAGGAAGGTAAATCCGCAGGCCTGTCCGGTTCCATCAGCGGTATGGCAGACAGCTATTGGGGAAAGAATAAGAGCCGTTCCATGGAAGGAAAGTTGGAGAAGATGACAAAATACGGCGCATTTCTCTGGCTTATTCTTGCTTTTGTATTGAACCTGAAAGTATTTTAA
- a CDS encoding helix-turn-helix domain-containing protein produces MISYEPLFRTMKEKNITAYQLNKMGFSNTTYHSIKRGNGITMKTLNTLCELLDCDITDVVEYVTEQK; encoded by the coding sequence ATGATAAGTTATGAGCCGCTGTTTCGGACGATGAAAGAGAAAAATATCACTGCCTATCAATTGAATAAAATGGGGTTTTCAAATACGACGTATCATTCAATCAAACGTGGGAATGGCATAACGATGAAAACGTTAAATACTTTATGTGAGTTACTGGATTGTGACATTACAGATGTAGTTGAATATGTAACGGAACAAAAATAA